The Streptomyces sp. R28 region ACACGGCGTATGTGAAGGGCATGGCCGAGGCGCGGCGCGACGAGCAGCAGCCGCCGCTGACTGCGGCCGGCTGGGCGGGGCGGCGCCGGTACGCGCGCGATCGGCGGCATGCCCAGGAGCAGCACGGGGTCGGGCCTCAGCCGGGGGTGCCGTATGCGTTCATGCCGGACGGGCGGGGGCCGTTGCGGGTGTCGTTTCCGTGTCCGACGTGTCAGCAGCGGATTCGGGTGCCGGTGCGGGGGCGGGTTCGGGCGCGGTGCGGGTTGTGCCGGACGGTATTGGAGTGCGATACGTAGGTTCTTCGCCCCCGCCGCCCCTACCCGTCCCATCCTGAAGGGGCTCCGCCCGTTCGACCCCGCCAGGGGGCTCTGCCCCCTGGACCCCCGCTCCTCAAACGCCGGAGGGGCTGGATTTTCAGCCCGGGGGCGGCAGCCCCCAGGGACGGGACGGGTAGGGGCGGCGGGGGCGAAAACCCCCTCACGCGCCGTACACCGGCCCCGGCACCCCCGCCTCCCCCAGCAACTTCCGCGCCGTCTCCCCCGCCCCCTCCGGCGTCCACCGCGCCCCCTTGTCCACGCTCGGCCCCGCCTTCCACCCCTCCATGACCGTGATCCGACCCCCCTCCGCCTCGAAGACCCTCCCCGTCACGCCCTCGCTCGCCGCCGAGCCCAGCCAGACGGCCAACGGGGAGACGTTCTCCGGGGCCATGGCGTCGAAGCCCGCGTCGGGGGCCGCCATCGACTGCGCGAAGGTGCGTTCCGTCATGCGGGTGCGGGCCGCCGGGGCGATCGCGTTGACCTGGACGCCGTAGCGGGCCAGCTCGGCCGCCGCGACCAGGGTCAGGGCGATGATGCCGGCCTTCGCGGCGCTGTAGTTGCCCTGCCCGAGCGAGCCCAACAGCCCTGCCCCACTGCTTGTGTTGACGATCCGGGCGACCGGGGTTCGGCCCGCCTTCGCCTCTGCCCGCCAGTGCGCCGCCGCGTGCTTCAGGGGGAGGAAGTGGCCCTTGAGGTGGACCCGTACGACCGCGTCCCAGTCGTCCTCGTCGAGGTTGACCAGCATCCGGTCGCGCAGGAAGCCGGCGTTGTTGACGAGGGTGTCGAGGCGGCCGTACGTCTCCAGCGCGGCCGCCACCAGGGACGCCGCCCCGGCACTGGTCGCGATGTCGCCGCCGTGCGCGATCGCCTCACCGCCCGCCACGCGGATCTCGTCGGCCACCTGCTGGGCGGGGTTGTCGACGGTCACGTGCCGGACTGGGCTGTCGACGGCTACCCCTCGCGCAGGGCTGCCGTCCAGGCCGACTCCGAGGTCGTTGACGACGACCTTCGCCCCCGCCGCGGCGAACGCGAGCGCGTGTGCGCGGCCGAGGCCCCGGCCCGCGCCGGTGACGGCCACGACCCGCCCCTCGCAGATCCCGCTCATGTCATGCCTCCTTGTTGACCGTTGCGGCGTCCAGGAACGCGGGCCGCTCGCCCCCGCCGTGCACGAGCAGGCTCGCCCCGCTGATGTAGGCGGCGGTGTCGGAGGCGAGGAATACGGCGGCCGCGCCGACGTCGGCCGGTTCGGCGAGGCGGCCGAGCGGGACGGTGCGGGAGACTCCGGCGATGCCTTCCTCGCCCCCGTAGTGGAGAGGCGACCGCTCCGTGCGGACCATGCCCACGACCAGGGTGTTGACCCGGACCTGCGGCGCCCACTCCACCGCCATCGAGCGGGCCAGGCTCTCCAGCCCGGCCTTGGCCGCCCCGTACGCCGCCGATCCCGGCGACGGGCGGCTGCCGCTGACGCTGCCGATCATCACCACCGAGCCCCGCACCCGCCTCAGGTGCTCGTACGCGGCCAGGGACGCCGTCAGCGGAGCGACGAGGTTCAGCTCGATCACGCGCGCGTGCCGTTCGGCGTCCGCGTCCGTCAACCGTCGGTACGGTGTGCCACCCGCGTTGTTGACGAGGACGTCGAGGCGGGGCAACGCCGCGAAGAAGGCCCGTACGGCTGCCGGGTCGCGGAGGTCGAGCACCCTGAACTGCACTCCGGGCGACGGGACTTCGGGCGGTCTGCGGGCGCAGATCACGACGTCCGCACCGGCCTCGGCGAAAGCCCTCGCCACCCCCGCACCGACGCCCCGGGTACCGCCCGTGACGACCACGACCTTCCCGTCCAGCCCCATTCCCGGCTACCCTTCACCTAACAAACGTTTGGTGGAAAGGTAGCTGATGCGGCCATGGGTGTCTCCACCTCGTCCCCGGAAAAAGGGCCCGAACATAGTGGAATCGCCGTCGTCACTGTCGACTTCCCCCCGGTGAACGCCCTGCCGGTGGGGGGCTGGTTCGCCCTGGCCGACGCCGTGCGGGCGGCGGGACGCGACCCGCAGGTGCGGTGTGTCGTCATCGCGGCCGAGGGGCGCGGGTTCAACGCGGGCGTGGACATCAAGGAGATACAGCGGGACGGGCACAGCGCGCTGATCGGCGCCAACCGCGCCTGCGCGGCGGCCTTCGGCGCGGTGTACGACTGCGAGGTGCCCGTCGTCGCGGCCGTGCACGGCTTCTGCCTGGGCGGCGGTATCGGCCTGGTGGGCAACGCGGACGCGATCGTGGCGAGCGAGGACGCCACCTTCGGGCTGCCCGAGCTGGACCGGGGAGCGCTGGGCGCGGCCACCCATCTGGCCCGACTGGTCCCCCAGCACCTGATGCGCGCGCTGTACTACACCTCGCGCACGGCGACCGCGGCCGAGCTGCACGCGCACGGCTCGGTGTGGCGCGTCGTGCCGGGCGAGGAACTCCGCGCCGCGGCCCTGGAGCTGGCCCGCGAGATCGCCGCCAAGGACGGGCAGCTGCTGCGCCTGGCCAAGGCCGCCATCAACGGCATCGATCCGGTCGACGTGCGCCGCAGCTACCGCTTCGAACAGGGCTTCACCTTCGAGGCCGGCCTCAGCGGAGTGGCCGACCGGGTCCGTGACACCTTCGGCAAGACGGATGAGGGAGCGTAGGTGAGTGACAAGACGATGACCGCCGACCAGGTCGTCTCCCGGCTGCACAGCGGCATGACCCTCGGCATCGGCGGCTGGGGTTCGCGCCGCAAACCCATGGCCCTGGTCAGGGCAGTGCTCCGGTCCGACGTCACCGACCTCACCGTCGTCTCGTACGGCGGCCCGGACGTCGGCATGCTCGCCGCCGCCGGGCGGATCCGGAAGCTGGTCGCCCCCTTCGCCACCCTCGACTCCATTCCCCTCGAACCGCACTTCCGAGCGGCCCGGGAGCGCGGCGCCTTCGAACTGGTGGAGGTCGACGAGGCCATGTTCATGTGGGGCCTGCGCGCGGCCGCGAACCGGCTGCCCTTCCTGCCGGTGCGGGCCGGGATCGGTTCGGATGTGATGCGGGTCAACCCGGGCCTCAGGACGGTTTCTTCGCCGTACGACGACGGGGAGACGTTCGTCGCCATGCCCGCGCTGCGGCTCGACGCGGCCCTGGTCCACGTCAACCGCGCCGACCGGCTGGGCAACGGGCAGTATCTGGGCCCCGACCCGTACTTCGACGACCTGTTCTGCGAGGCGGCCGACGCGGCGTACGTCTCGTGCGAACGGGTCGTCGACACGGCCGAGTTGACGAAGGACGCGGCCCCGCAGTCGCTGCTGGTCAAGCGGCACACGGTGACCGGTGTCGTCGAGGCCCCGAACGGGGCGCACTTCACGTCCTGCGCGCCCGACTACGGCCGGGACGAGGCGTTTCAGAAGACGTACGCGACCACGCCCTGGCCTCAGTTCGCGGCGCGGTTCCTCAGCGGGGACGAGCAGGCGTACCGGTCGGCGGTCGGGGAGCGATCATGACGGAGGCCACCCGCACGTCCCTTCTCCCGCCCACCCGCGCCGAGTACTGCGTCATCGCCTGCGCCGAGGCCTGGCGCGACGCGGGTGAGATCCTGGCGAGCCCGATGGGCCTGATCCCGTCCGTGGGGGCCCGGCTGGCACGGCTCACGTTCTCGCCGGACCTGCTGCTGACCGACGGCGAGGCGATGCTCGTCCGCCCGGACGGGACGACCGAGGGCTGGCTGCCGTACCGACAGCACCTGGCCCTGGTCACCGGTGGCCGGCGGCACGTGATGATGGGCGCGAGCCAGATCGACCGGTACGGCAACCAGAACATCTCGTGCATCGGCGACTGGGAGCGGCCGAAACGGCAGCTGCTCGGGGTGCGCGGCGCACCGGTCAACACCCTCAACAATCCGACCAGTTACTGGGTGCCGAGGCATTCCCGGCGGGTGTTCGTCGAGAAGGTCGACATGGTGTGCGGGGTGGGTTACGACCACGCGGGCGCCGCCCGACATCACCGCATCCCCCGTGTCGTCTCCGACCTCGGCGTCTTCGACTTCGCCACACCCGACCACGCGATGCGTCTGGCCTCGCTCCATCCGGGAGTCACGCTGGAGCAGGTCAGGGAGGCGACCGCGTTCGACCTGGTCGTCCCGGACGAGGTGCCGACGACCCGCGAACCCACCGCCGCCGAACTGCGCCTCGTCCGCGAGGTCATCGACCCGGCGAACACTCGCGCAAGGGAGGTCGGTGCGTGATGGAGACGGCGCTGACCCGGCTGGTCGGTGTCCGCCACCCGATCGTGCAGACGGGGATGGGCTGGGTGGCGGGCCCGCGACTGGTCTCGGCGACGGCGAACGCGGGTGCGCTGGGCATCCTGGCCTCCGCGACGATGACCGTCGACCGGCTGCGTGAGGCGATACGCGAGGTCAGATCCCGTACGGACGCGCCGTTCGGCGTGAATCTGCGCGCGGACGCCTCGGACGCCGCAGACCGGGTCCGCGTCATGATCGACGAGGGTGTGCGCGTCGCCTCCTTCGCTCTCGCGCCCTCACCCGAGCTGATCGCCGAGCTCAAGGACGCGGGGGTGATCGTCATCCCCTCGATCGGTGCCCGGCGGCATGCCGAGAAGGTCGCGGCCTGGGGTGCGGACGCGGTGATCGTGCAGGGCGGGGAGGGCGGCGGGCACACCGGTGAGGTGGCGACGACGGTGCTGCTGCCGCAGGTGGCCGACGCCGTGGACATACCGGTCGTGGCGGCGGGTGGCTTCTTCGACGGACGGGGACTGGTCGCGGCGCTGGCCTACGGGGCGGCGGGGGTCGCGATGGGCACGCGGTTCCTGCTGACGTCGGACTCGACGGTGCCGGATGCGGTGAAGGCGCGGTATCTGGCGGCGACGGTCCGGGACGTCACCGTCACCACGGCCGTGGACGGCCTGCCCCACCGCATGCTGCGTACGGAACTGGTCGACGCCCTGGAGCGCTCGGGCCGTGCGAGGGCTCTCCTCCAGGCGGTCAGCAGGGCGGCGGGCTACCGGAAGCTCTCCGGCACGAGCTGGCTCCGGATGGTCCGGGACGGTCGTGCGCTCAAGCACGGCAAGGACCTGAGCTGGAGCCAGGTCCTGCTCGCCGCGAACACGCCGATGCTGCTCAGGGCGTCGATGGTGGACGGCCGCACGGACCTGGGGGTGATGGCCTCCGGGCAGGTCGCCGGGGTGATCGACGACCTGCCGTCGTGCGCGGAACTGGTGGAGCGGATCATGCAGGAGGCCGGGCAGGTGCGGGAGCGCCTCAAGGACTGACGGCTACAGCCTCTCGATGATCGTCACGTTCGCCTGCCCGCCGCCCTCGCACATCGGCACCACCCCCGACGGCCCCCTCGCACCGCTCGGCCCCAGGGGGCCTCACGGGCTTCGGGAGCCTGCGCCGGACTCCGTCCGCCGAAGTGGGTGGTCCCGCCGTCGTCAAAGCCGCTCAACGATCGTCACGTTCGCCTGCCCGCCGCCCTCGCACATCGTCTGCAGCCCGAACCGGCCTCCGGTGCGCTCCAGTTCGTGCAGCAGGGTCGTCATCAGTTTCACTCCGGTCGCGCCCAGGGGGTGGCCCAGCGCGATGGCACCCCCATTGACGTTGACCTTCTCCGGGTCCGCGCCGGTCTCCTTCAGCCAGGCCAGGACGACCGGAGCGAAGGCCTCGTTGATCTCGACGAGGTCGATGTCGGCGATGGACAGGCCGGTCTTCTTCAGGGCGTGGGCGGTGGCGGGGATGGGGGCAGTGAGCATGCGGATGGGATCCTCACCGCGCACCGAGAGGTGGTGCACCCGGGCCCGGGGCGTGAGCCCATGCTCGCGCACCGCCCGCTCCGAGGCCAGCAGCATCGCCGCCGCGCCGTCGGAGACCTGCGAGGAACAGGCGGCCGTGATCGTGCCGCCGTCGACGACCGGCTTCAGCCCGGCCATCTTCTCCAGGGAGGTGTCCCGGCGCGGCCCCTCGTCGACGGCGGCCCGGCCGTAGGGCACGAGCTCCCGCTCGAAGCGGCCCTCGTCGATCGCCCGCAGCGCCCGCCGGTGCGAGCGCAGGGCGAACTCCTCCTGGTCCTGCCGGCTGATTCCCCACTTCGCGGCGATCATCTCGGCGCCGACGAACTGGTTGACGGGCTTCTCGCCGTACCGCGCCCGCCAGCCCTCGCTCCCCGCGAAGGGGCCCGCCGTCAGCCCCAGCGGCTCGGCGGCCTGCCGGGTGGCGAAGGCGATGGGGATCATCGACATGTTCTGCACGCCGCCCGCGACCACCAGGTCCTGGGTGCCGGACAGCACGCCCTGCGCCGCGAAGTGGACGGCCTGCTGCGAGGACCCGCACTGCCGGTCCACCGTCACGCCCGGCACCTCCTCGGGCAGCCCGGCCGCCAGCCAGCAGGTCCGCGCGATGTCCCCGGCCTGCGGCCCCACGGCGTCAAGGCAGCCGAAGACGACGTCCTCGACGGCGGCCGGGTCCATGCCCGCGCGCGAGACGAGTTCCTTGAGGACATGCGCGCCCAGGTCGGCCGGATGGACCCCGCTGAGCCCTCCTCCGCGCCGCCCGACGGGCGTACGGACCGCTTCGACGATGTAGGCCTCGGCCATGGCAACGCATCTCCCTCACAGATAAGGGCACCTCAACGGCTACTGACGGCTACGCACGTACGGCGATCCCGTCCAGCACCATCGACAGGTACTGCCGGGCGATCTCCTCCGGGCTGTGCTGTCCGCCGGGCCGGTACCAGGACGCGGCGACCCACACCGTGTCCCGCACGAACCGGTAGGTGAGCCGGACGTCGAGGTCGGACCGGAACACCTCGGCCGCGACCCCGCGCTCCAGCGTGGACAGCCACGCCTTCTCGAACCTGCGCTGCGACTCGGCGAGGAACGCGAACCGCTCCTGCGCCACCAGCTGTCTGTTCTCCTTCTGGTAGATCGCGACGGCGGCCCGATGCCGGTCGATCTCCCTGAACGACTCGGTGACCAGCGCCTGAAGCGTCTCGCGCGGGTCCAGCTCGGCCGCCAGGACGGCGTCGTAGCCACTCCACAGCTCGTCGAGGAAGGTCCGCAGGATCTCCTCCAGCATCGACTCCTTGGAGTCGAAGTGGTAGTAGAGGCTGCCCGCGAGCATGCCCGCGTGGTCGGCGATCTTGCGAACGGTGGTGGCGTTGTAGCCCTGCTCGGCGAAGACCTCGGCGGCGGTGTCGAGGAGTTCGCGGCGCCTGTCGGCTGCGGCGGTCACCTGGGGCTTCTTCTTGGTCGGCACGGGGTCCATTGTCGTCCTAGGCGTGCTGGCTGCTGACGGAGACGATCTCCCCTGTCATGTACGAGGAGTAGCCGGAGGCCAGGAAGACGATCACGTTGGCCACCTCCCACGGCTCGGCGTACCGCCCGAAGGCCTCGCGGGCGGCCAGTGCCTCCAGCAGGTCGGGGGTGGTCACCTTCGCGAGGTGCGGGTGCATGGCGAGGCTCGGCGACACCGCGTTGACCCGCACCCCGTACTCGGCCGCCTCGATCGCGGCGCACCGGGTCAGCGCCATCACGCCCGCCTTCGCGGCCGCGTAGTGCGCCTGCCCGGCCTGGGCGCGCCAGCCGACGACGGAGGCGTTGTTGACGATCACGCCACCGGTGTCCCGCATACGGCGCAGGGCGGCCCGGGTGCACCTGAAGGTGCCGTTCAAGGTTACGTCGAGGACCCTCGACCACTGTTCGTCGGTCATGTCGACGAGCGGCGAAGTCCCGCCGAGACCGGCGTTGTTGACGAGGACGTCGAGCCGGCCGTGTTCCTGTACGGCCGTGTCGAACAGCGCCTGCACCTGCGTCTCGTCGGTGACATCGCACACCGCGGACGCCACCGCCCCCTCGAACTCCCGGGCCAGCTCCGCCTCGTACTCCTTCAGGCGCCGCGCGTGCGCGTCGCTGATCAGCACGCGCGCGCCCTCTTCGAGGAAGCGGCGCGCCGTCGCCCCGCCGATGCCCGCGCCGGCCGCCGCGGTGATGACGGCGGTGCGCCCGCGGAGCAGTGCGTGCCCGGGAACGTACGCCGGCTCCTCGACGTTTGTCATAGCAGCACGCTAACCTACCAAACACTTGTTAGGGAAGAAGCCGCAGGGAGCTCGTAGGGCTCGTAGGGAGGGAAGGCGCCCGTGGACCTCACCCACTCCGCCGCCGAGGAGGCGTTCCGCGCCGAGGCCCGCGCCTGGCTGCGCGCGCATGTGCCGCCCGATCCGCTCCCGTCCCTGGAGACCGAGGAGGGCTTCGCGGCGCACCGGGCGTGGGAGGCCGAACTCGCCGCCGACCGCTGGTCAGTGGTCAACTGGCCGACGGCGTACGGCGGCCGGGACGCCTCACTCGTGCGGTGGCTGCTGTTCGAGGAGGAGTACTACGCGGCGGGCGCCCCGGGCCGCGTCAACCAGAACGGCATCAGCCTCCTCGCCCCGACCCTCTTCGACCACGGCACGCAGGAGCAACGCGCGCGTGTGCTGCCGCCCATGGCCACCGGCGAGGTGGTCTGGGCTCAGGCCTGGTCGGAGCCGGAGGCGGGCTCGGACCTGGCCTCTCTCAGATCGAGGGCCGTGCGCACGGCCGACGGGTGGCTGCTGTCCGGCCAGAAGACCTGGTCCTCACGCGCGGCGTTCGCCGACCGCGCGTTCGGCCTGTTCCGCAGCGACCCGGACGCCCCGAAGCCCCACCAGGGCC contains the following coding sequences:
- a CDS encoding NAD(P)H-dependent flavin oxidoreductase, encoding METALTRLVGVRHPIVQTGMGWVAGPRLVSATANAGALGILASATMTVDRLREAIREVRSRTDAPFGVNLRADASDAADRVRVMIDEGVRVASFALAPSPELIAELKDAGVIVIPSIGARRHAEKVAAWGADAVIVQGGEGGGHTGEVATTVLLPQVADAVDIPVVAAGGFFDGRGLVAALAYGAAGVAMGTRFLLTSDSTVPDAVKARYLAATVRDVTVTTAVDGLPHRMLRTELVDALERSGRARALLQAVSRAAGYRKLSGTSWLRMVRDGRALKHGKDLSWSQVLLAANTPMLLRASMVDGRTDLGVMASGQVAGVIDDLPSCAELVERIMQEAGQVRERLKD
- a CDS encoding SDR family oxidoreductase, coding for MGLDGKVVVVTGGTRGVGAGVARAFAEAGADVVICARRPPEVPSPGVQFRVLDLRDPAAVRAFFAALPRLDVLVNNAGGTPYRRLTDADAERHARVIELNLVAPLTASLAAYEHLRRVRGSVVMIGSVSGSRPSPGSAAYGAAKAGLESLARSMAVEWAPQVRVNTLVVGMVRTERSPLHYGGEEGIAGVSRTVPLGRLAEPADVGAAAVFLASDTAAYISGASLLVHGGGERPAFLDAATVNKEA
- a CDS encoding acetyl-CoA C-acetyltransferase; translation: MAEAYIVEAVRTPVGRRGGGLSGVHPADLGAHVLKELVSRAGMDPAAVEDVVFGCLDAVGPQAGDIARTCWLAAGLPEEVPGVTVDRQCGSSQQAVHFAAQGVLSGTQDLVVAGGVQNMSMIPIAFATRQAAEPLGLTAGPFAGSEGWRARYGEKPVNQFVGAEMIAAKWGISRQDQEEFALRSHRRALRAIDEGRFERELVPYGRAAVDEGPRRDTSLEKMAGLKPVVDGGTITAACSSQVSDGAAAMLLASERAVREHGLTPRARVHHLSVRGEDPIRMLTAPIPATAHALKKTGLSIADIDLVEINEAFAPVVLAWLKETGADPEKVNVNGGAIALGHPLGATGVKLMTTLLHELERTGGRFGLQTMCEGGGQANVTIVERL
- a CDS encoding TetR/AcrR family transcriptional regulator → MPTKKKPQVTAAADRRRELLDTAAEVFAEQGYNATTVRKIADHAGMLAGSLYYHFDSKESMLEEILRTFLDELWSGYDAVLAAELDPRETLQALVTESFREIDRHRAAVAIYQKENRQLVAQERFAFLAESQRRFEKAWLSTLERGVAAEVFRSDLDVRLTYRFVRDTVWVAASWYRPGGQHSPEEIARQYLSMVLDGIAVRA
- a CDS encoding CoA-transferase subunit beta, encoding MTEATRTSLLPPTRAEYCVIACAEAWRDAGEILASPMGLIPSVGARLARLTFSPDLLLTDGEAMLVRPDGTTEGWLPYRQHLALVTGGRRHVMMGASQIDRYGNQNISCIGDWERPKRQLLGVRGAPVNTLNNPTSYWVPRHSRRVFVEKVDMVCGVGYDHAGAARHHRIPRVVSDLGVFDFATPDHAMRLASLHPGVTLEQVREATAFDLVVPDEVPTTREPTAAELRLVREVIDPANTRAREVGA
- a CDS encoding SDR family oxidoreductase, translated to MTNVEEPAYVPGHALLRGRTAVITAAAGAGIGGATARRFLEEGARVLISDAHARRLKEYEAELAREFEGAVASAVCDVTDETQVQALFDTAVQEHGRLDVLVNNAGLGGTSPLVDMTDEQWSRVLDVTLNGTFRCTRAALRRMRDTGGVIVNNASVVGWRAQAGQAHYAAAKAGVMALTRCAAIEAAEYGVRVNAVSPSLAMHPHLAKVTTPDLLEALAAREAFGRYAEPWEVANVIVFLASGYSSYMTGEIVSVSSQHA
- a CDS encoding SDR family oxidoreductase, producing the protein MSGICEGRVVAVTGAGRGLGRAHALAFAAAGAKVVVNDLGVGLDGSPARGVAVDSPVRHVTVDNPAQQVADEIRVAGGEAIAHGGDIATSAGAASLVAAALETYGRLDTLVNNAGFLRDRMLVNLDEDDWDAVVRVHLKGHFLPLKHAAAHWRAEAKAGRTPVARIVNTSSGAGLLGSLGQGNYSAAKAGIIALTLVAAAELARYGVQVNAIAPAARTRMTERTFAQSMAAPDAGFDAMAPENVSPLAVWLGSAASEGVTGRVFEAEGGRITVMEGWKAGPSVDKGARWTPEGAGETARKLLGEAGVPGPVYGA
- a CDS encoding CoA transferase subunit A, producing MSDKTMTADQVVSRLHSGMTLGIGGWGSRRKPMALVRAVLRSDVTDLTVVSYGGPDVGMLAAAGRIRKLVAPFATLDSIPLEPHFRAARERGAFELVEVDEAMFMWGLRAAANRLPFLPVRAGIGSDVMRVNPGLRTVSSPYDDGETFVAMPALRLDAALVHVNRADRLGNGQYLGPDPYFDDLFCEAADAAYVSCERVVDTAELTKDAAPQSLLVKRHTVTGVVEAPNGAHFTSCAPDYGRDEAFQKTYATTPWPQFAARFLSGDEQAYRSAVGERS
- a CDS encoding enoyl-CoA hydratase family protein; amino-acid sequence: MGVSTSSPEKGPEHSGIAVVTVDFPPVNALPVGGWFALADAVRAAGRDPQVRCVVIAAEGRGFNAGVDIKEIQRDGHSALIGANRACAAAFGAVYDCEVPVVAAVHGFCLGGGIGLVGNADAIVASEDATFGLPELDRGALGAATHLARLVPQHLMRALYYTSRTATAAELHAHGSVWRVVPGEELRAAALELAREIAAKDGQLLRLAKAAINGIDPVDVRRSYRFEQGFTFEAGLSGVADRVRDTFGKTDEGA